One window of Micropterus dolomieu isolate WLL.071019.BEF.003 ecotype Adirondacks linkage group LG13, ASM2129224v1, whole genome shotgun sequence genomic DNA carries:
- the mlana gene encoding melanoma antigen recognized by T-cells 1 isoform X2: MFCFFYQVAFTSLVWPCHHSKHVNNQLNSWMWCNRTDGMPRGDFNIYFASSRRGYIRAEEAVGIILLVVILAALLILGCWYFKKRSGYKIIRNPRSGSPGFTRGQYSEAGPSADNKMALTDFGSFLPIPNAPPAYEKVSSGQLPPPYSP; the protein is encoded by the exons atgttttgttttttttatcaggtGGCATTCACTTCACTTGTGTGGCCTTGTCATCACAGTAAACACGTCAACAACCAGCTAAACAG CTGGATGTGGTGTAATCGTACAGACGGAATGCCTCGTGGAGActtcaacatttattttgccaGCAGCAGACGAGGATACATCAGAGCAGAGGA GGCAGTGGGCATAATTCTTCTGGTGGTCATCCTGGCAGCTCTCCTCATCCTGGGCTGCTGGTACTTCAAGAAGAGGAGTGGCTACAAAATAATCAGG aACCCTCGATCGGGTTCACCAGGTTTCACAAGAGGCCAGTACTCAGAGGCAGGACCATCAGCAGATAACAAGATGGCTCTAACTGATTTTGGCAGTTTCCTACCC ATTCCCAATGCTCCTCCAGCCTATGAAAAGGTTTCCTCTGGACAGCTGCCTCCTCCCTATTCCCCCTAA
- the mlana gene encoding melanoma antigen recognized by T-cells 1 isoform X3, whose amino-acid sequence MWCNRTDGMPRGDFNIYFASSRRGYIRAEEAVGIILLVVILAALLILGCWYFKKRSGYKIIRNPRSGSPGFTRGQYSEAGPSADNKMALTDFGSFLPVIPNAPPAYEKVSSGQLPPPYSP is encoded by the exons ATGTGGTGTAATCGTACAGACGGAATGCCTCGTGGAGActtcaacatttattttgccaGCAGCAGACGAGGATACATCAGAGCAGAGGA GGCAGTGGGCATAATTCTTCTGGTGGTCATCCTGGCAGCTCTCCTCATCCTGGGCTGCTGGTACTTCAAGAAGAGGAGTGGCTACAAAATAATCAGG aACCCTCGATCGGGTTCACCAGGTTTCACAAGAGGCCAGTACTCAGAGGCAGGACCATCAGCAGATAACAAGATGGCTCTAACTGATTTTGGCAGTTTCCTACCCGTG ATTCCCAATGCTCCTCCAGCCTATGAAAAGGTTTCCTCTGGACAGCTGCCTCCTCCCTATTCCCCCTAA
- the mlana gene encoding melanoma antigen recognized by T-cells 1 isoform X1 → MFCFFYQVAFTSLVWPCHHSKHVNNQLNSWMWCNRTDGMPRGDFNIYFASSRRGYIRAEEAVGIILLVVILAALLILGCWYFKKRSGYKIIRNPRSGSPGFTRGQYSEAGPSADNKMALTDFGSFLPVIPNAPPAYEKVSSGQLPPPYSP, encoded by the exons atgttttgttttttttatcaggtGGCATTCACTTCACTTGTGTGGCCTTGTCATCACAGTAAACACGTCAACAACCAGCTAAACAG CTGGATGTGGTGTAATCGTACAGACGGAATGCCTCGTGGAGActtcaacatttattttgccaGCAGCAGACGAGGATACATCAGAGCAGAGGA GGCAGTGGGCATAATTCTTCTGGTGGTCATCCTGGCAGCTCTCCTCATCCTGGGCTGCTGGTACTTCAAGAAGAGGAGTGGCTACAAAATAATCAGG aACCCTCGATCGGGTTCACCAGGTTTCACAAGAGGCCAGTACTCAGAGGCAGGACCATCAGCAGATAACAAGATGGCTCTAACTGATTTTGGCAGTTTCCTACCCGTG ATTCCCAATGCTCCTCCAGCCTATGAAAAGGTTTCCTCTGGACAGCTGCCTCCTCCCTATTCCCCCTAA